The genomic window GGCATCAGTCCCTGCGTCGACCAGGCTGTCGCGGACTACCTGATCGACCTCGCACTGCCGCCGGCGGACGCGCGGTGCACCCTGTGATCGCCACGTTGCCGTTGGCTGGGACCAGCGCTCCTACGGACGAAGATACGACGCACCGTTGGCGTCGAGGATCGCCCCCGATGACCACGCTGCCTCGGGCGAAGCAAGCCAGAAGACCGCCTCGGCGATCTCCTCCGGGGTGCCGACCCGCCCGAAGGGGCTCTGCGCTCTGAGCGCGTCGCCCTCGGTTCCGTCGAGCTTCGCCAGCTGGCGCGGCGTGGCCACGAAACCGGGGGCGACCGATGTCACGGAGATCCCCTGCGGAGCGAGGGCGACCGCGAGCGACTGCCCGAGGGCATGAAGACCGGCCTTGCTTGCCGCATACGCCGGGAACTCAGGTTCGCCGCGGAACGCGCCGCGCGACCCGACGTTGACGATGGCGCCCGGCGAGGAGCGACCGATGAGGTGATTCGCGAACGCCCACGCCAGGTTCGCGGCCCCCAGAAGGTTG from Microbacterium sp. zg-Y625 includes these protein-coding regions:
- a CDS encoding SDR family NAD(P)-dependent oxidoreductase; amino-acid sequence: MRTVLITGASGGIGAAVARRFAGAGDRVAVHYATNHAGAEETLRSLEGTGHAVITGDVGVPDGGLNIVAAAIEAVGPLDVLVCNAAVAPGPSNRHVIGETPYEQWNAAFRQMVNVNLLGAANLAWAFANHLIGRSSPGAIVNVGSRGAFRGEPEFPAYAASKAGLHALGQSLAVALAPQGISVTSVAPGFVATPRQLAKLDGTEGDALRAQSPFGRVGTPEEIAEAVFWLASPEAAWSSGAILDANGASYLRP